A single region of the Lycium barbarum isolate Lr01 chromosome 2, ASM1917538v2, whole genome shotgun sequence genome encodes:
- the LOC132628912 gene encoding putative F-box protein At1g50870, whose protein sequence is MADHLSQDLLTDIFSRLGVKQLCQLKCLSKEWLHTISGIHFKMQHRDQSKKRPTLSLISSSRSDTLFRSQLLHLSSINSSNYELVHEHGSIAEIEPGYNVCSSGLDLLSFYRTGYVGKIWICNPITKKTLALPILSHFAGRACLGYVSSTNEYKIVVSYERTVEDPDDWEFYAGFEKILYFNILTLKLEEESSVIGPWRDLKLSCTQYSGTCRQPIHINGFIYWLAFAKDNTFSSDHVRILEINLANEETKTICCPYGYSFRFSHLAEINGHLCLVQNEVDCHMLNIWMLKDHESGAWCLEYSIDVHESAYNFTIIGYLPRNSESTGDILVRSLKGDLYCYETDTKELKELQSLNKVEYKWCALFYDSFFPIGMPGQ, encoded by the coding sequence ATGGCTGATCATCTTTCACAAGATCTCTTGACCGATATATTTTCAAGACTGGGTGTCAAACAACTTTGTCAGCTTAAGTGTCTCTCCAAAGAATGGCTTCATACAATTTCCGGTATCCATTTCAAGATGCAACATCGCGATCAATCGAAGAAAAGGCCAACTCTATCTCTTATCAGCTCTTCAAGAAGTGATACTTTGTTCAGGTCCCAACTCCTTCATCTTTCTTCAATAAACTCCTCTAATTATGAGCTGGTTCATGAACATGGAAGTATAGCTGAAATTGAACCAGGCTATAATGTGTGCAGTTCTGGGCTAGACTTGTTAAGTTTCTACCGAACTGGCTATGTGGGAAAAATATGGATTTGCAATCCCATTACCAAAAAGACACTAGCTTTGCCCATTCTTTCACATTTTGCTGGTCGAGCTTGTTTAGGCTATGTCTCTTCAACAAATGAGTACAAAATTGTGGTATCATATGAGAGGACAGTGGAAGATCCTGATGATTGGGAATTCTATGCTGGTTTTGAAAAGATTTTGTATTTCAATATCCTAACCCTTAAGCTAGAGGAAGAATCAAGTGTAATAGGGCCATGGAGAGATTTGAAGTTGAGTTGCACACAATATTCTGGAACATGTCGTCAACCTATCCACATCAATGGGTTCATTTATTGGCTAGCCTTTGCAAAAGATAATACCTTTAGCAGTGATCACGTGAGAATTCTTGAAATTAACTTGGCAAATGAGGAAACAAAGACCATTTGTTGTCCATATGGCTATAGCTTTAGGTTTTCACATTTGGCTGAAATAAATGGACATCTATGTTTAGTTCAGAATGAAGTAGATTGTCACATGTTAAACATTTGGATGTTGAAGGACCATGAAAGTGGAGCATGGTGTTTAGAGTATAGTATTGATGTTCATGAGAGTGCTTATAACTTCACTATTATTGGTTATTTACCAAGAAATAGTGAGAGTACTGGAGATATCTTGGTTAGATCCTTAAAAGGCGATCTCTATTGCTATGAAACTGATACaaaagagttgaaagaattgcAGAGCTTAAACAAAGTAGAGTATAAGTGGTGTGCTCTTTTTTATGACAGCTTCTTCCCTATAGGCATGCCTGGACAATAG
- the LOC132628914 gene encoding uncharacterized protein LOC132628914 codes for MIICSWIIRGLNMLFKLKELKAFLLKNKVSLLACLETRVKINSANKIQQKMGAEWNFASNYTYAPNGRMWVGWKPTLVVVVVLTASSQMMHCQVVDRGSNFSCVISFVYGLNTIAERKRLWDKLRSTHQNIAGPWLIMGDFNTLLSAEDRLHGALVYISETTDFQECIDDLGLGHITRRGSQYSWCNKRDATDQTVDSSIGTGDYKQIVTNTWEQNITGCYMFAIWRKLKLLEQNTRHISRKFSSLEGKLSHLKAQLKDVHDNLNLDLFNEYLITTEKDIIYQIQKWDAINERVLRQRSKAVWIATGDSNMKFFHHLLGDSNSEMPCLDVTIARDGPCLSLEKQQELLAPVTKQEVVQALESMLNDKPPGIDGYPVEFFKEFWPILGEDVIAATLQFFQNGKLLKEINNTTVTLNKLLNLDLVTKFAQFLTEHSRYSLLFNGGLAPGFQAKRGLRQGDPMSPYLFVLSMEYLHKSLKQLKKEPGFKYHLRCAKMQLVHICFADDL; via the exons ATGATCATTTGTTCTTGGATTATCAGAGGGCTTAATATGCTCTTCAAACTAAAAGAACTTAAAGCTTTTCTGCTAAAGAATAAAGTGAGCCTGTTGGCTTGTTTAGAGACTAGAGTAAAGATTAATAGTGCAAATAAAATTCAACAGAAGATGGGTGCTGAGTGGAATTTTGCTTCTAACTACACGTATGCTCCTAATGGGAGAATGTGGGTGGGGTGGAAACCAACTCTTGTTGTTGTGGTTGTCCTTACAGCTAGTAGTCAAATGATGCACTGTCAGGTGGTGGATAGAGGTTCAAACTTCTCTTGTGTCATCTCCTTTGTGTATGGGCTGAATACTATTGCTGAGAGGAAAAGATTATGGGACAAATTGAGATCCACCCATCAAAACATTGCAGGACCTTGGCTCATAATGGGTGACTTTAATACTTTATTATCAGCTGAAGATAGGCTTCATGGGGCACTAGTATATATTTCCGAGACTACAGACTTCCAGGAATGCATAGATGATTTGGGGTTGGGCCATATTACAAGGAGAGGCAGTCAGTACTCTTGGTGTAATAAAAGGGATGCCACTGATCAG ACTGTTGACAGTTCTATTGGAACAGGAGATTACAAGCAGATTGTTACAAATACATGGGAACAAAATATCACAGGATGCTACATGTTTGCTATTTGGAGGAAGCTGAAATTGCTTGAGCAAAATACAAGGCATATATCCAGGAAATTTTCTAGTCTGGAAGGCAAATTATCCCATTTAAAAGCTCAGCTGAAGGATGTTCATGATAACCTAAACCTGGATCTGTTTAATGAATACTTGATTACTACTGAGAAGGACATCATATACCAGATACAGAAGTGGGATGCTATAAATGAAAGGGTGCTAAGACAAAGATCCAAGGCTGTCTGGATAGCAACTGGTGACTCAAATATGAAGTTTTTTCAT CACTTGCTGGGGGATTCTAATTCAGAAATGCCATGTCTTGATGTGACTATAGCCAGAGATGGTCCGTGCCTTAGTCTAGAGAAACAACAAGAACTACTGGCCCCTGTTACAAAACAGGAAGTAGTACAAGCTTTAGAGAGCATGCTAAATGATAAGCCACCAGGCATAGATGGATACCCTGTGGAGTTCTTCAAAGAATTTTGGCCTATCCTTGGGGAGGATGTGATTGCTGCTACTCTCCAATTTTTCCAGAATGGCAAATTGTTGAAGGAGATTAACAATACTACTGTTACTCTG AACAAGTTATTAAATCTTGATCTTGTTACAAAATTCGCTCAGTTTCTAACTGAGCACTCCAG GTATTCCTTACTCTTCAATGGGGGTCTAGCACCTGGATTTCAAGCTAAGAGAGGCCTAAGGCAAGGAGATCCCATGTCTCCTTACCTTTTTGTCCTCTCTATGGAATATTTACACAAATCCCTAAAGCAACTCAAGAAGGAACCAGGATTCAAATACCATCTAAGATGTGCCAAAATGCAATTGGTGCACATATGCTTTGCAGATGATCTGTGA